GATACAGGGATAGAGTTAGATATACagacatattatttatttgttgctttggGAAATAATTATTTGGCAAGAATAAGGAAAATCAGGAGTTGATAAACAGCAGAATTTTCCTCTATGAAGTCATAAGTTTGAATTataagggtttttaaaaaaatagtcaTTTGTGCAACTAATTGATCAGTTATTCAGCAAGAACGTATTAGAGTACAAATTAAAGTTAGTGTGACAACAGATGTTGAAAGGAACTGCATCCAAACTACAGCTATTTGAATTCATATTACTAAACGATAAAAGCAGATAAGAGAAagtgacttgatatactgcttttctgtggtattttgcaactacattcaaagtggttacatatatacaggtatttatttttttaccaggggcaatggaaggttaagtgacttgcccacagtcacaagaagctgcagttggacttgaacccagttccccaggatcaaggtccactgcactaaccactaggctaagccTTCACTCCTCTACTACTCCTCCACAGATAAGATGTGCCATGTTGGGTCACatcaagggccagattctatatatatggtgcctaaaacctCCATGTGGAATACATTTCTgcataagcgtattctgtaagcagtGCCTATATTtatgcgcagtatatagaatacgcttagttgatatcacagtgcttaaaactaagtgcatccatttagatcaatgaaaatatggcagaaatgctggtgcatagatttagacgcacagtggcttattctataacaatgcccatttccccatccataagCACACCCATTTTTGGCTGTGTGCATTTGAATGTAGGTGCAGCGTTACAGACTAtgcttagggccctttttactaccccacactgtaggcacgcaaaccttttagcatgcactaaacattagcatgcactaacactagagacacctggaggggcataatcgaacggggctcccaagttttcctgaggatgtcctcgcaggacgtcccggcgaaggggtggggaaacctgtattatcgaaacaagatggatggccatcttttatttcaataatacggtcggggacgcccaaatctcaacatttaggtcgaccttagagatggtcgtccttagagatggtcgtccccggttttcggcgataatggaaaccgaggacgcctatctcagaaacgaccaaatccaagccatttggtcatgggaggagccagcattcatagtgcactggtccccctcatatgccaggacaccaaccaggcaccctaggggacactgcagtggacttcagaaaaagctcccaggtgcatagctcctttaccttgtgtgctgagccccccaaccccccctcctcacaactgtacaccactaccatagccctgatggatgaaggagggcacctacatgtgggtacagtgggtttctagtgggttttggagggctcacatttaccaacacaagtgaaacaggtagggggggatgggtctaggtccgcctgcctgaagtgcactgcagtacccactaaaactactccagggacctgcatactgctgccatggagtttttgagggtgggagggggttagtgaccactgggggagtaaggggagatcatctggttagtttgggcacctttttgaggcttggtcataagaaaaaatggactaagtaaagtcaaCGAAGTACTCGTCAGGgttgcccttctttttcccattatcggccgaggacgcccatgtgttaagcacgccccagtcccgccttcgctatgcttctgacacgcccccgtgaactttggtcatccctgcgacggaaaacagttgaggatgcccaaaatcagcttttgattatgccgatttgggcgaccctgggaaaaggacgcccatcttccgatttgtgtcgaaagatggtcgcccttctcttttgaaaataagcctgctggtgtatctagcgttagcgtgtgctaatttttagtgcacactaaaagtttgcacgcctacagtgcGGCCCTTAGTGAGAtgtgtgcatacattctaattattgccagttagtgctcattattgcttgttaacacttatcaatgctgattagcttgttaagccaattaagttacatgccttgttacagaatatgtttgcATTTTGGTGTGGAACACTAGGCGTGCTATTTAGAATCTGGGTGCAAATgtccactgagcccagcatcctctcttccacagtggccaatccaggtcactaaaaAGAAGAGGGAAGTTTTAAAGGTAGCTATTAAACTATGTTGATTGAATGACATGACCAAGGAAATTGATGCACTAATGTGAGATAACAACATTAGTGATATACTGATTAGTTTGGAGGTATTTTTTTCAAATTAAAGTTATTGTGTTAATCCACACATTattgcaaaacaaacaaaaaatatgaaCTAAACCTCTGCCAAGGTATATTAAGTTATTTGCTGTAATATGTCAGCATTAATAGTTACACATTTTAATGTAAATGATTTTATTATGCATTTATAAGAAATATGCTGATTATCAAAGCATGCAGCTTATTGTTTTGATTAGATTTGGCATTGATTTTCATAATGGCTAATTAATGCTTGTTAAATGTGCTGATAACATGTGTAACATGTTTAATGCTATTATGAACATCAGTGCATTTTAGTACATCAGCCCTAGGGGATTAATGAATTTTCTTCATATAACTGAAGCACTTACTAGATATCCAACCACAACTATGAGTTAGAAATAGACATCATAGAAATGACTGTGCTCTGAAATGGATAACAATTCTGTGCTTAACACTCATTTCTTCTGCAGTGATTAGTAGTATAACTTTCTGATGTTATTAATAAATTGTTGAGGGTGTAGTAAGATGTTAGGAAGCAAGTTAGAAGTACTTGGCACATGCAGATACATTCAGGATCAAATATGTTATATGTTTATGGATGCCAACCAAATCATCATTTTACCAGAAGGCATGAACAAcatttaatattattattttatctTTATGGTGTGCAGAACATTTTACAAGGTGTAAGCAAACTCAGGAGATGATCAATCTCAAATCCTATAGGTACGTAGTCTGGAAACAGGGACAAAGACACAAACTTTCCCCATACCCATCTGTCAGGGTATCATTAAACAATAACtataaaaaatgcagtagattaatGAGGACCATGCTTGAACAGCATGTAGGCTACGGAACATTTGCTGCTGTATTGATTTAAAATAAAGGTATAATTACTTggttgcagctttttttttttttttttttggtttagctTTCTCTGAATCCTACAAAATCTCTCCCCTAAGAAACAAAAGAGCTGCATCATAAATAGCAAGTTAATAAGAATTCTAACATGTctaaaaccatttttaaaatctctagaattaattttaaataaataaggacTACAAGGTTGCTCTGCTACTTAACATTTCATATGATTTACTAATCCTAAACCCCAGACTACAGTGATCAGCAATTATATGAGACTGAGGGAAACAAAGGTGTATATTTTGTGTAAGATGAGGTTAGGGAATTTTACAATGAAATTCAACTTCCCTACAATAGTAAATctttatatttataatacataCCCAATTACTTTTAGGTGTGCAAAATTAATATTTCTGTCTGACTTATTCATTTATTTCTAGGGCTAGGAATAGAATTTAGTCTCATACCTTACCTTGCATTTTCTTCCATCCACAGTTTCTTCATCAAACTCTTGCCCAATTTGGAAGCTGATCTCAGTGGTTCTAACAGTAGTTGAGGTTTTGATGTAAAACCAGTTTCCATCTTGCTTAATCTCCACATGTGGTTTGGAAGCTGCTGCCACAGCCACTTTTCTTAGCATGGCATTGACACCTgattaaaaaagcaaaacaaaacacctCAGCATCAGGCAGTGCATCAGAAACCAGCTTATTCTCAGACAAAGAGATCCATCCCTTCAGGAATCAAGTCGTGTCTACAGTGCTGTCAAGAGTCTGATGATCAAACATCCCCCAACTATAGTCATTTTCACAGGCAAATGCCTTAAGCACTTTTTCTATTTGTATCCTGGACTTGCCTTCATTTTACGGATGTTAATCCTAATGAAACACACCACTTATAAAACACTATTTGCTAGTTTCAGACAGATGAAAAACCTTCAGGGATGAAAGTAAACTTCAATGATATAATAGATAATAATGTTGGAAGAAGGTCAGTGTATTGTACTGTAGTAGACTGACAAGCTGAGATACTCTAGATCTGATGTTCCAGGATCTCGGCTATCTATAGGATATAATCAGaaaaatgtcagcatttggggTGTAACTGACCAGATAGGCATATGAAGAACCATTTTAAATATCAATGAAAAATATGATGGCAAATATTTTATAGCTTTAGAAATTGCTTACCCAGAGCTTTCAGAAGTTCATCAAAATTTTCACTGCTTTTCATTTTCCAAGTGCCAGCAAAGTCAGGCATGTTGATTAAACCTGTTGGAGAAGTGGCTGGCAAGGACCAAGAGATGCTCAGAGTTCGCACAGGATCAGGAGGGACGCTGCTATCTCCTAGTCAGTCACACAGGCTCCTTCTGACTCAAAGGCTAAATTAGGACTGCTAAGTCTCCCTGATGTGTCACATTCATAGTAAGCCCACTCCCCTAACCTTCCTCGaccctcccactccccctcctCACCCTAACCCAATCAACTCAACTCCAGCTTAttttctctgtctgtctcttgcaAGATTAGGGCTTTGGGAGAGACTACTTTAAAAAAGAGCAAGCAATTAAAGGAacacaaatggctagaaatgaagttactaaggggtccttttaccaagctgcagtaaaaggggccatgcACTAGTGACGGAGGCCATTTTGCCgcttgctgaggccctttttaccacagcgggtaaaaaggccaaaaaaagaaatgccatgtggtaagatttcacttactgcgtggccatgcaggggggggagcacttactgccaccacttgaggtggtggtatgggctccAAAACTAACCTGCTAGTAACTGGATAGCAAACGGCACTGGGGGGTCGAAGGGCaccggcggtagctccagattggcacgcTTACTGCCGCTTTATACAAGGGTCCCTAAATAAACACAGTTCTTTACACCTCATATCCAAAGTACAGCATGCTAATTTACAAATGAAGAAATCTATCAAATAAACATCTTTacatttttgcacatttttttttgtaactgttTATTCCAGAGGCAGGAGCAGATTGTGATTTTATACAGGGCTTAATTCACCCAATTTTGAAACTTAGAAAGTTTCCATAAATATTCATTATGACTAAGGGGTCAGTATTTAGTGGAACTTACCCGGGTAGGAATTAGGAAAGGCTCCTACCTGTATGTCCCATTTACCAGAtccatatctggattttcagtggcactggggtccttttactaaggtgcgctgaaaaatggcctgcggtagtgtaggcatgggttttgggcacttgcagatccatttttcagtgcaccttcaaaaaatgcccttttaaaatgattgccgaaaatggacgtatggcaaaataaaagttgccgcacgtctattttgggtctgagaccttattgccagcatttgacttagtggtaaggtctcttgcattaaccgtgcggtaatcgcctaAGCGCGCCAAGTCAGAATTACCGCCCAATTTTcgctgcacgccagaaaataaaatatcttttcTGGTGTGCTTAGTGCGTGTGCGTAAaaacatgaaattaccacatgggccacatggtagctgggtggtaattctgaattggcatgcattgggcacacataggcacctacgtggcttagtaaaagggccccactgtttAGATAATGCTGTGAAATATCTGATCAGACTGTGTTGGCACtatggggaagattctatatatggaaatcaatgctgactaagcgtattctataagctgcgtctAGATCtaggcgctgtatatagaatatgcttagttgatatatcagtgcctaaagaattaggggttacagaaggtgggcagactggatgggtcatatggaggggcataatcgaacggggccggccatctatgggggcgaccatctctaaggccagccccgtaaagtggcatacccgcccgtattatcgaaacaagatggccggccatcttccatttcgataatacggtcgggccggccaaatctcaatatttgggcCGCACTTAGAGATCGCCAgagttagagatggctgccattggttttcgccgataatggaaactaatggcagccatctcaaacctggccaaatccgagccatttgattgtgggagaagccagcatttatagtgcagtggtccccctcacatgccaggacaccaaccgggcaccctagggggcactgcagtggacttcacaaattgctcccaggtgcatagctcccttaccttgtgtgctgggcccccccaaaccccccaaacccactacccacaactgcacaccactaccatagcccttatgggtgaaggggggcacctacatgtgggtacagtgggtttcgggtgggttttggagggctcacatttaccacaagtgtaacacgtagggggggggttgggcttgggtctgcctgtctgaagtgcactgcagtacccactaaaaactgctccagggacctgcatagtgctgtgatggagctgggtatgacatttgaggctggcataaaggctggcacaaaaatgtttatatatatttattttgggtgggagggggttggtgaccactgggggagtaaggacaggtgatccccgattccctccggtggtcacctggtcagttggggcacttttttgaggcttggtcctaaaaataaatggaccaagtaaagccggccaagtgcttgtcagagccggctttcttttttccattatcggccgaagccggccatctcgtaaccacgcccccgtcccgccttcagtaccctGCTGatacgccccctttaactttggccgtccctgcgatggaaagcagttgaagccggccaaaatcggctttcgattataccaatttggccaggtttaggagaaggccggccatctcccgatttgtgtcagaagatggccggccttctccttctaaaataagcaggatggcctttatctgccatcatgtttctaagtttctaaatctacatgcctccatttacaccaacgaaaatgttgcgtaaatcctggtgtgtagatttaggtgcactgggccatattctagaactatgcatgcaaatttcagaacacccacgaaacacccatttccctgcctatagccatgcctccttttgcctgcatgtgctagaagttaggtgcactgcattacagcataaattctaattgccaattagtgctcattgttgcttgttatgagctgttatcaacactgattagcttgttaagccaattaagttatgcacgttgttatagaatatgcctggattttggcacagatcactaagtgcactatacagaatccgggggtatcTGGGTAGCGCTTGAACAGTCTGGAGTTGGAGCTAAGCCACAGCCAGGAGTCATCCAGTTGGCGGTCATGATTAGTCTGCTAACTGGGGGGAACTTTGACAAagtggtgggcttaccgcttgctaaagggaagtactgctgggctaccacagcagcccagtggcaGTTCCCTCCcccatatttcaatttttgtaacgccgatgtgtacccggcagtaatcggacagtgctgCACATTGCCCgcttaccaccgggttagtgcaggagcccttactggctcccccccgaaatggccacgcgacaagtacttcacttgccgggtggccatttcttgaaaaaaacaaagacctgccttttacccgcagcAGTAAAGGGGGCCTCTGCGTGCGTCAAAAACATATGCTGATGCCagtgctgcagcttcgtaaaaggacccccgggttactatccagataaagttaggataccTAAAAAGACTGCTCTAACTTTATCTGGGTAGTTATCTAGGTATCAGTCTGAATATATCAGTATCGGGATAAGTGCTGGCTGCTGCTGGTATCTAAGTGTGGCCCAGTGTTGATTATCTGGTTATACAAAGCCAGTGGCAGCTGgtgttaaacaaacaaaaaaaaatcttttgttaaaaaaaattcagtTCATCACATTAGAGAAGAAAACTCCTTTTTATGCTCCATTTTAGTTTGGCTCCTGCATTAAACTGCATATCAACTTCATTACGAATATATGCCTTTCATTATTCATTTTTTGGATATGTGGAGTCTGTTTCATCACATCATCAACATCTGGATCTGGGTGGAGGAAGCCCATGGAGAATACTCCAGCAGTGATATCAGCTTGAACTAAGAGTAAAAAGTCAAAAATGCTTGTCCCTACTTAAGTCACCTCACTGTCTTATTTAAATATGCTCAAACTTGCTATTACAGGCCTGCCTTGTAGAGTTCAGTGGTAAGAAAGGAACCACAAAGTCAGAAGATGTGCCAATAGTGAGTCAGAtgaaagatccatcaagcccagcatcttgtccatgatggtgaccaatccaggtcacaaatacccagtagGATCCCAAAAAATAAATTCATTCCTTGTTCATTCACTCTGAGAAATAAGTGGTGGCTTCCTTAAGCCTAAAATGGCtaatagatatttttcttgaaaagaattaaaatgaaattgcagatctactattagtaatctgtaactttccattaaaatcgtctgtagtacctgaagattggagggtggccaatgtaatgctaatttttaagtttaaacagtttttattcaggatcacaAACAGCAATACAAGCAAACATCAAAAATTAAATAATAGATAAAGTACAAATTTGTATAAAATACTCAAACTTTTCTAGAAAACTAACAATTAACACCGTTATCCCTATTTTAAAGAAGAGAAaacaccccctcctccctgcGGGATTATAAACTCCCATACAAATACAGGAATCCAGAAAATGTTTCTCAATATCCGTACAAGATAACTCCTTTTCAAAGAACAGAACCTTCGCCATGTGTGAAGTTGTTATTACTAAGATGTCTGTGCCTAAAAATGCATCCTCCCCTAAAACCCCTCAATCTCCCCCTTTCCCTAACTGATGAGGTaatgttaatttttaaaaagtattggGAAACTACCGACCTTACATCAGTGCTGGCAAAATGTTAGAAACTATTATAGAAAAAGGTGGGGCAGTTGATAtaggagcttattttcaaaacaacaacaacaaaacaaaatatccaaAAGAAACTATAAGGTGGCAGAAtgatgttttttcactcaaaaacatccaagttgagTTTTCGACACCCCgaatttagacattttgctccacatttcatccaaatttcaagggggtatgataggggcatgttttgggcatgaccAGGTGGCACCAAGAGATAGATGTTTTTTCTGCAATaactggaacaaaatgaaaacatctagggcctaaattaaaatgggttttttttggcaAGACTTGCTTCAATCATAACTAactgaccaaaaggtgccctaaatgaccactggaggggttaaggcataacccccttactcctccagtggtcactgagcccccacccctgcacataccaggctctatgatggcccttcctattagagcagcaagcaagtcccaggagtagcctagtggtcagtgcagtggactgtagagaaggggacccaggcccacatcccATTCTAAGTTGTGATGGAacgagtgagccctccaaaaaacactaaatacctactgtacctacatataggtgacacctgcaagtttgagagctattgcagtggtgtacagtgaggtacagcaggtgtttcctctccttcctttccctccttctcagaagtttctactgaggaaactgcccttcttctttcctcctctaaatgtactacctgttcctctgatcccatccccacttatctactgAACACTacctctcctactatcatcccagtcTTCTGTCACTCTCCAgtgcaactgttcctatggccttcaaacatgctgttgtcactccactccttaaaaaaccgtcacttgaccctacctgtcactccaactatcgccccattgccagctccaggcttcgctccttttctctagcggcaccttatgcctggaatagacttcctggacctatacgtctagctccatctctacctgttt
This genomic interval from Microcaecilia unicolor chromosome 1, aMicUni1.1, whole genome shotgun sequence contains the following:
- the CRABP1 gene encoding cellular retinoic acid-binding protein 1, giving the protein MPDFAGTWKMKSSENFDELLKALGVNAMLRKVAVAAASKPHVEIKQDGNWFYIKTSTTVRTTEISFQIGQEFDEETVDGRKCKSLATWEHENKIHCKQTLLEGIGPKTYWTRELSNNELILIFGADDVVCTRIYVRA